The genome window CAACTGGTTCGGATGTGAAATTTCTGCGAAATTCTTGCGTTCTGAAAGGAGCCTGACGAAAGTCGCAAATGTTAGTCTTTCATCTTCGTCTATTTGCAGCCTCTGAACAAAGGAAAATTTTCCCCATActttcactaaaaaaaataatctCCTTACTACTCTGTATGCTCATCTAGTCATTTATTTCACTGCACACAGTTGTCTGCTGGTAACTTGGAAGCAACACCTCTCATGATTGTTGCGtttcgctgctgctgctcctcttaAGCAATGGCTCGGCATAAATGTTCCTGATGCTCGCTCTCCCTGTGAAATGCGAAGCGCAGGGGGGCAAAAGAGACAGACGCTTCAATGCCGAGGTCGGCTTGGGCGTGACATGACCTCTCGCTAGGAGCCGAGGGCTCGCTTCATGACTCGAGTGAGAATTTATTTGGGCACAGCACTGTCCTTTCCTCGTGCCCAGGTGGTCAGGCAAAGATTCATCCTTCTCCGTGTGGTAGGATCTGAGTTGAATGCAGTGGCCTTTTTCTGAAGACATGAGTTCGTCATGCAGTCGTGCACATAGCTAAAGCATAAAACTTGGATGCCtagttcagagttcagactcgTATGGCTAGTTTTGGTAGAAGGTCAGTTCTTCAGACTACTCACAAGCTCGATCTCAATGCTGGATTTGAGCTTCGAATGTGTGCCCCGTTTGATTGGCACTTGGCATTTTTCTGACGTTTACTGCGGCTAATGGAAAGAGCAGCAAGATTCGCCAAGTCTAATGCATTATGCTTAACTGGGAGAGTTCAGGACTGGAAAGTGAAATGTGCAATGGACAGTCTTCCGTGCATGGAATTGAAGCCGTCTAGTGCATCGTATTGTACAGTCTTTATGTAACGAGATCGCTGTATCCGTTTATCATTGTACTGACTGACGTGAAGCCGATTCCTGGAGGACATGTCCTGAACCTGACGTGTATGAAATGCTTACGGTACAAGTTCTTCAAGAGGAAAAGACACCGCTAGCAATGATGCGCGTGCCTCCAAGATCGAAAAGTTTTTTTGTCTTACTGTTTCTCCTTTTCAGAcaccctttttttctttctatgatTCTTGAAAAAAAACATAGCAGGTAATAATGTAAAATTGTCCACTCCTGAATCCTTACAGTGGTTACTAGTTGGCCAGTTGCTAATACTACTCTACAAATTAAACGTCGAACGGCACATAAATAGTTAACCAACACTGGACATTTctgcatcctgcatggaccatCTTTTGTGAAGATAAGTCACTCAAGCAATCAGCATCAGATTAGATGGAACTCTTTTGATGTATCGAAATGGTAATGCCACACTACTGATGCAAAAGGACaccactctttttttttcatgaaacaGTATGATCATCCTTATGtattaaatttaaaataaagagagaatacaaaatatattaccaaccaaaaacaaaaaaaacaagaaaagccCTAAAACAGTTATTTTAAAGAAGCAAGCCATTGACACATGTCATCAATTCTAGAACTTTTAGCTCAGTTAATTATTTGAGCCAAATCTTGCTTGAAAAAAATACCAAACTGCTTGTTTTCATTGCAAAAGGTATAGCAAGTCTTCTCTTGAAGGACACCACTCTTAATATAATACACCAAAGCCTATAGGCTTACACTGAGTAATAAGAAGCAAAGTCTTCCAGTGATGATGGATCACCAGCTGCAAACTACAAGCATCTTTCTCTATGCCTACCAAAACCTAGCTAGTGATGAGAAAATTTCCAAACAACCATCTTGGTCATGGATCATTCGGCATCTGCAAGAACTAGTAGTGACTAGTATATCATAGTGGTATGTATCGTGGGTTCAGCAGCTCCAGGGAACCGGATCACGGATCCATGGCTCGCCGGTCGGCGCACCTGCACTTCCAGTTCAGGGGCTTGTAGTCGGTGTAGCTCTCCTCGACCCTGTCGCCGACGGCCCTGAACAGGCGGGCGCGGCCGGCCTCGGCCCTGTCGACCCGCGGCGCCACCGGCACCTGCACCGCCTCGCACCGGCCGCACGGCGCGCACTTGCCCTCGCACCGCGGCGGCCTCGACCCGATCAGCGCCTCGGCCATCGCAACACCCTCCTGATCAGCAGCCTATACCTCCCATTGCGCAAATGCAGAAGCAAATTAGCAGAAGCAGTTCGTTCGCATGCCTAGAGAAAGATGAAGACATGAAGCTCATGCATGGTCAGCCAGAGAAGACAACCCACCTTTGGAGGATCCTTGAGCTGATGATAATGCAGTGCTCTACCTGCAAGAAATTAAATCGATACGCTTGTATCAACTACCAATCTGTCAAGAAAAGAATAGGGCGAGAGAGGACATCTAGGTTTAAGCaggcaaaatattttttttaccttcGGTGCAGCAGAGGCCTTGAGAGGATAGCAGCAGGAGGAGAAGCAGGGACGAGGAGTGAAGGAGAAGTTCCATGAGAGAGCTTGATTGAACGTTGCCTGCCTAGTCACTGAGTGAGGTGGGCAACAGTTGCTAGGTTGCCTACTTATATCAGAGCGAGGATGCTACAGCACCAACATGCTCACTGTTCACTATGGCAGGAGGGTCCTTGTAGCTCCGGTGTTGGgaatcagagagagagagagagaggaggttaTGTACAGCAGTGTACTACGGATCAGGTCATTGAATGCGTCTGAATCCTGAGACCATAAAGACTTCGGCCATTGCTTCGGCTGCAGtgagaacagagagagagaggagggctGTCAGCCTGAGGAAGTGAGGAGCACAAAAGTTGGAGGAGAGAGAAGCGCAGCAAGGGCTGAAGAGCTGGTGCAGAGATAGCAATGCGAAAATGACACAAGCCTTGCACGCCCATGGGCACTGATTGCTGAGGTCCTTTGGGACACCACTCGATGAAAAAAAGACTACTCCATTATTTGGTACGAACTGAAGCAGtgaagcttgagagagagagagcaggggaAATGCAAGCGAGAGTGAAGTGCTTACATGCAACTAGCCTTGTTGCCAAAATAAGGGGCCGCGGTTGCGTCGTGCACAGATTCTGCGAGAAGGGATCACAAATAGGTTCAAGAATTCAAGAGACATCTGGAATAGCAgtggagaaagaaagaagacactACCACACTGTACCTTGCCACTTGCCTCTACCTTCGATCCGGAATTCGGGATAACTTCTGATGACTGGTGCTCCACTGCTAGGATAGCCAGATAGCAAAACATTTTCCCAAAGATTTTGCTTCATCGTGGTCTCCAAAAAAAGGGATTTTGCTTAATAGTTACATATGTCAATGGGCTTACCTATTGATCACTTATTATGTGTTTAGTAGGGATTCAGATTCTCTTTAAAAACATTTTAATTTCGAATTCTCTTTGGAAACACTCCTCTGATgaattagaattatttttgtaaatcGTTTGACTAACTGATTGAATTTAGTTCTTAAAAAGATAATGGTAGTGCAATTAACCAATTTGCTCTTGtcctgatttatttttttcatgattatttagTGTAACAATAATTCTATTTCATTTTTCTTGGAATAAACCAAATACTCAACCAGCCCACTCTCATTCGGTTTATTCCAGCCCACTCTTCTCACTCACACACTCAAACCCGAGTGACTCAAGGCGGCGACGGCACTGTGTGCCTTTATCGGCGATGAACGGAGGCGCGGCTCGGCCAGCGAACGGCGGCAGCAGCGCCAACACGTCATCGCATGGCGGTGGAGGCGTTTGGTCACCGGCACGCAAGGAGAAGGTCgcgggaagaggaggaagaaggggtgGGCGGGTGGGCCGGCGGTGAGAACTGAGAGCTCCGATCCGTTCGAGGACACGGCCAGAGTGGCAATTTCGAGTTAATATGGTCAAGTACATGTCGAACCTCATACGCCCGCACCAAAGAAACGGACGTTCATGGCCTATTCACATAATCGTATCGGCTGACGGATTCGCTAGAACGGCCAAGAATCGGTTCCGATTCCAGCAGCCAAACGCACCCTTACACTGAAAATCCTAACGACAACAGGATCATAAGTTCAGTAAATAACAGGTCAAATATAGCTAGTCAAAGAACAGTGAGTGGTGCGCTGTCGAGGTGATCATCGCTGCGAGCAACAGAGAGTTAAAAGAGGCTCAGGTCAAGGCTGGAAGCTTGCTACAGTACTAGAGCAGGACGCACGGCAGGAAGTCAATAGCCGTAATTCTCGCCATGGGTTCTCTGTCCGAGATGCAAGACACAGCAGGTTTTATTGGCTGGATGACACAGTGTGGCCCGGTACATCTGTTGACTGTCATGCACAGCTTCTGCGGCCTCTGATGGCCTGATCCCTGATCGTGAacgaggagaagaagcagcccCCCAGCTTGGTGGCCGCCGGCACAGGTCGTTGCTGAAGCGGACGGCCGGCGTACATGTGGATTTGGGATGATCCGTTTGATAGCAACTAGTAGTATCTGATGGACTGTTATGTACTCATGCGTTATAACAGGAGTCGAATATTTTTACGCTATAATATGTGTTGCGGTGGTTGAACAAGCGACGACGAGTGGATGCCGATGTCTAGACTGGGGACAAGCAGTGTG of Phragmites australis chromosome 3, lpPhrAust1.1, whole genome shotgun sequence contains these proteins:
- the LOC133911226 gene encoding EPIDERMAL PATTERNING FACTOR-like protein 2, whose amino-acid sequence is MELLLHSSSLLLLLLLSSQGLCCTEGRALHYHQLKDPPKAADQEGVAMAEALIGSRPPRCEGKCAPCGRCEAVQVPVAPRVDRAEAGRARLFRAVGDRVEESYTDYKPLNWKCRCADRRAMDP